From the genome of Pukyongia salina, one region includes:
- the murA gene encoding UDP-N-acetylglucosamine 1-carboxyvinyltransferase — translation MATFQIEGGHKLKGEINPQGAKNEALQILCAVLLTPETVQIDNIPDIRDVNKLIQILENLGVKVKKLGKGSYTFTADNLDLNYLESDLFKQEGSSLRGSIMIVGPLLARFGKGYIPRPGGDKIGRRRLDTHFEGFIKLGADFRYNKEEHFYGVDAPNGLTGTYMLLDQASVTGTANIVMAAVLAKGKTTIYNAACEPYLQQLCRMLNSMGAKIEGVGSNLLVIEGVESLGGCTHRVLPDMIEIGSWIGLAAMTRSEITIKNVSWENLGLIPETFRKLGITLDRVGDDIHIPEQDGYEIQSYIDGSILTVSDAPWPGFTPDLLSIVLVVCTQAKGSVLIHQKMFESRLFFVDKLIDMGAKIILCDPHRATVIGHNFESDLKATTMVSPDIRAGISLLIAALSATGTSTIQNIEQIDRGYENIDERLRAIGARIERIA, via the coding sequence ATGGCAACATTTCAAATTGAAGGCGGACATAAACTTAAAGGTGAAATCAATCCGCAGGGAGCAAAGAACGAAGCACTGCAAATACTTTGCGCCGTTCTCCTTACCCCGGAAACAGTACAGATAGATAATATACCGGATATCAGGGATGTGAATAAATTGATCCAGATCCTTGAAAACCTTGGTGTAAAAGTTAAAAAACTAGGAAAAGGCAGCTATACTTTTACTGCAGACAACCTGGATCTCAATTACCTTGAGTCCGATCTGTTTAAGCAGGAAGGTAGTTCCTTAAGAGGTTCTATCATGATCGTGGGCCCCTTATTAGCGCGCTTTGGCAAGGGATATATTCCCCGGCCCGGAGGTGATAAGATAGGCAGACGCCGACTCGATACTCACTTCGAAGGATTTATAAAGCTAGGGGCAGATTTTAGATATAACAAAGAAGAACACTTCTACGGGGTGGATGCTCCAAACGGACTTACAGGAACCTACATGCTCCTGGACCAGGCCTCGGTAACAGGGACAGCGAATATCGTAATGGCCGCTGTTCTTGCCAAAGGCAAAACCACTATATACAATGCCGCCTGCGAGCCATATTTGCAACAATTGTGCAGAATGTTGAACTCTATGGGGGCGAAGATTGAAGGGGTGGGTTCTAACCTTTTAGTGATAGAAGGAGTTGAAAGTCTTGGAGGTTGTACGCACCGAGTACTTCCCGATATGATAGAGATAGGCAGCTGGATCGGTCTGGCAGCCATGACACGAAGTGAGATCACCATTAAAAATGTAAGTTGGGAAAATCTGGGACTCATCCCGGAAACCTTCAGGAAATTAGGGATCACGCTGGATAGAGTAGGAGACGATATCCATATCCCGGAACAGGACGGCTATGAGATTCAGAGTTATATTGATGGCTCCATCTTAACCGTTTCAGATGCCCCATGGCCGGGTTTTACTCCAGACCTACTTAGTATTGTACTCGTGGTATGTACCCAGGCAAAAGGCAGTGTGCTTATCCACCAAAAGATGTTCGAAAGCAGGCTCTTTTTTGTTGATAAACTTATCGATATGGGTGCGAAGATCATACTTTGTGATCCACACCGAGCTACGGTGATAGGACATAACTTCGAGTCGGATCTAAAGGCTACTACCATGGTATCACCCGATATCCGGGCAGGGATCTCCCTGCTTATCGCAGCACTTTCTGCTACCGGTACCAGTACCATTCAAAACATTGAGCAGATCGATCGTGGATACGAAAACATCGATGAAAGATTGCGGGCAATAGGAGCTCGCATTGAACGAATCGCATAA
- a CDS encoding RecQ family ATP-dependent DNA helicase, with product MKAPLQILQEYFGYSSFRPLQEEIITSVIHGNDTVALLPTGGGKSLCFQVPALCLGGICIVISPLVALMNDQIMRLKEAGIKALHLSGGLSFDELNIALDNAMYGNFSFLYLSPERLQQEIVQLAIQKMNVSLIAVDEAHCISQWGNDFRPSYKNITLLREMHPLVPFIALTATATPEVLADTISELKLELPKVFKSSFYRPNLAYKTMKVEDKLYHIQQLLQKESLSSIIYVRSRSMAVETSEHLNSLGIRSTFYHGGISAEIRQQRLEQWKNGLIPAMVATNAFGMGIDHANVRYVFHLQLPESLESYFQEAGRAGRDGKRAEALLLYNDHDKTLVRKQFIDSLPRKKDLKKVYHSLMNYFRIPYGEGEFATFAFNFTEFCKTYSFASVLTYNALTTLDRLGVLQLSRQFGRRSTLKFKVSSERLLAYFGKDPQVSLIGKTFLRVYGGIFELATPVNLDLIASKTGQTSETIVAALKKMERDGVAEVQLYDTDAVITFLVPREDDRTINRMAVGVHELNDKKVNQVEALLQYVENNFTCKSEQLLQYFGEENTERCGICSVCIKDNRDNERRDLKSISEQVLTLMESGEFSSREICERFTFDEEKILKVLRALLDAGKIGLNPKNEYYIL from the coding sequence TTGAAAGCGCCCCTACAGATATTACAGGAATACTTCGGGTATTCGTCATTTCGACCTCTGCAAGAGGAGATCATCACTTCGGTGATACACGGCAACGACACGGTAGCTTTATTACCCACAGGAGGTGGTAAATCCCTGTGTTTTCAGGTACCTGCACTATGCCTTGGAGGAATTTGCATTGTGATATCTCCCCTGGTAGCCCTCATGAACGACCAGATCATGAGGCTAAAGGAAGCCGGAATAAAAGCCTTACACCTTTCGGGAGGGCTGTCCTTTGACGAACTGAATATCGCCCTCGATAATGCGATGTACGGTAACTTCTCATTTCTCTATCTGTCTCCAGAGCGGCTTCAGCAGGAGATCGTACAGTTGGCCATACAAAAGATGAATGTGAGTTTGATCGCTGTAGATGAGGCACATTGTATTTCGCAATGGGGAAACGATTTCAGGCCTTCTTATAAAAATATTACCCTGCTCAGGGAAATGCATCCCCTAGTGCCTTTTATAGCACTAACGGCCACAGCTACTCCCGAAGTTTTAGCCGATACGATCTCAGAATTAAAGCTGGAGCTCCCTAAGGTCTTCAAAAGTTCGTTTTACCGGCCCAACCTGGCCTACAAAACCATGAAGGTTGAGGATAAACTATATCATATTCAGCAATTACTTCAGAAAGAATCCTTATCATCTATAATCTATGTTCGGTCTAGAAGCATGGCCGTTGAAACCAGTGAACATCTAAACAGTCTGGGCATTCGTTCAACATTCTATCACGGAGGGATCTCTGCAGAAATTCGCCAGCAGCGGCTGGAACAATGGAAAAACGGGCTTATACCTGCGATGGTTGCCACCAATGCCTTTGGAATGGGGATAGATCATGCCAATGTGCGGTATGTATTTCACCTGCAGTTACCCGAAAGCCTTGAGAGTTATTTCCAGGAGGCCGGAAGGGCCGGAAGGGATGGTAAAAGGGCTGAAGCCCTGTTGCTTTATAATGATCACGATAAGACTTTGGTGCGCAAACAGTTTATCGACTCCCTGCCTCGTAAAAAAGATCTTAAGAAGGTATATCACAGTCTAATGAACTATTTCCGCATCCCATATGGGGAGGGCGAATTTGCCACTTTTGCTTTTAATTTTACTGAATTCTGCAAGACCTATTCGTTTGCGTCTGTGCTTACCTATAATGCGCTTACCACCCTGGACCGCCTTGGTGTCCTGCAATTATCCAGGCAATTTGGAAGGAGATCCACCCTTAAATTTAAGGTATCTTCGGAAAGATTGCTGGCTTATTTTGGGAAAGACCCACAAGTATCCCTGATTGGGAAGACCTTTTTACGGGTATACGGAGGTATTTTCGAACTTGCCACCCCGGTGAACCTGGATCTCATCGCCTCCAAGACGGGGCAAACTTCAGAAACCATTGTAGCGGCACTTAAAAAAATGGAGCGTGATGGTGTAGCCGAAGTCCAGCTTTACGATACAGATGCCGTGATCACCTTTCTAGTGCCACGGGAAGACGACAGGACCATCAATAGGATGGCTGTGGGTGTCCATGAACTAAATGATAAAAAAGTAAACCAGGTTGAAGCGCTGTTGCAGTATGTAGAAAATAACTTTACGTGTAAAAGTGAGCAACTGTTACAATACTTTGGGGAGGAGAACACAGAGCGGTGCGGTATATGCTCGGTTTGTATAAAAGACAACAGGGATAATGAACGGAGGGACCTGAAGTCGATTTCGGAACAAGTGCTCACCCTGATGGAATCTGGTGAATTTAGTTCGAGAGAAATATGCGAAAGGTTTACTTTTGACGAAGAGAAGATCCTGAAAGTTTTGAGAGCGTTACTGGATGCCGGAAAAATAGGATTAAACCCCAAAAACGAGTATTATATATTGTGA
- the fmt gene encoding methionyl-tRNA formyltransferase yields MRDLRIVFMGTPGFAVGVLQSLVESGANIVGVITAPDKPAGRGRKLRGSAVKEYAVSKNLRLLQPKNLKDENFLFQLRALEANLQIVVAFRMLPKVVWAMPEYGTFNLHASLLPQYRGAAPINWAIMNGESTTGVTTFFIDEKIDTGAIIAKKEISIARDETAGSLHDKLMDLGADLVLETVKMIAEGDVPTEVQSSADQLKEAPKLNNENTRIDWSKPAGEIKAHIRGLDPYPAAWCYLVNGGEELKTKIFGVSWVDCEHEHPEGKLIYDKKNIWVALENGLLEIKELQLPGKRKMKSIDLINGFTFEADAKVV; encoded by the coding sequence ATGAGAGATTTACGAATCGTATTTATGGGAACCCCGGGTTTTGCCGTTGGGGTATTACAATCGCTAGTGGAGAGCGGTGCCAACATAGTGGGCGTGATCACCGCCCCGGATAAGCCTGCTGGTCGTGGCCGCAAGTTAAGAGGCTCTGCGGTTAAGGAATATGCGGTATCTAAGAACCTGAGGTTACTTCAGCCAAAAAACTTAAAGGACGAGAACTTTCTTTTCCAACTGCGCGCGCTGGAAGCGAATTTACAGATCGTAGTAGCATTCCGGATGTTACCGAAAGTAGTTTGGGCCATGCCCGAATACGGCACCTTTAATCTGCATGCCTCCCTCCTGCCCCAATACCGGGGTGCTGCGCCCATTAACTGGGCAATCATGAATGGGGAATCGACCACAGGAGTGACCACTTTCTTTATTGATGAGAAGATCGATACCGGGGCCATTATTGCGAAAAAAGAAATCTCGATCGCGCGGGACGAAACTGCAGGCAGCCTGCATGACAAGCTTATGGACCTGGGAGCTGATCTTGTGCTGGAAACCGTAAAGATGATTGCAGAAGGTGATGTACCTACCGAAGTTCAATCTTCGGCCGATCAATTGAAGGAAGCCCCCAAGTTAAATAATGAGAACACCAGAATTGACTGGTCTAAACCAGCCGGGGAGATAAAAGCGCATATTAGAGGGCTGGATCCCTATCCTGCAGCCTGGTGCTACCTGGTAAATGGAGGGGAAGAATTGAAAACGAAGATCTTTGGAGTTTCATGGGTGGACTGTGAACATGAACATCCGGAGGGCAAGCTTATTTATGATAAAAAGAATATATGGGTGGCCTTGGAAAACGGACTTCTGGAAATAAAGGAATTACAACTTCCCGGGAAACGGAAAATGAAAAGTATTGACCTTATAAACGGATTTACTTTTGAAGCCGATGCGAAAGTAGTGTAA
- a CDS encoding DUF6090 family protein: MIKFFRKIRQRLLTENKFSKYLLYAVGEIILVVIGILIALQINNANEARKIRNQEVKYLHNLQVDLNLNVDELNNYLKSGNASIESANKVLEYYEGKPLEDLNDLNLHATNVYIWYKFTLHDNTYQELVNSGNLGIISNDSIKNELLNLQALYHKLKNEEDHYRYDMELLIYEPVYAMLDMNDLVKNYTYQVSNGQAGENVSLSRTNYEAMLKNLKHKNGFVMAVFEHTTMNSQFTEMKDLCHKLIDMIDRDLESSDGK; the protein is encoded by the coding sequence ATGATTAAGTTTTTCCGGAAAATTCGTCAACGACTCCTCACCGAAAATAAATTCAGTAAATACCTGCTTTATGCTGTTGGGGAGATCATTCTCGTAGTCATTGGGATCTTAATAGCGCTTCAGATCAATAATGCTAACGAAGCGCGAAAAATTAGAAACCAGGAAGTTAAATACTTGCATAACTTACAGGTAGATCTCAACTTAAACGTTGACGAATTAAATAATTACCTGAAATCGGGAAATGCGAGTATCGAATCTGCGAATAAGGTTTTAGAATATTACGAAGGGAAACCCCTGGAAGATCTTAACGACTTGAATTTGCACGCAACCAACGTATATATCTGGTATAAATTCACCTTACACGACAATACGTACCAGGAACTGGTCAATTCGGGAAATTTGGGGATCATATCTAACGATTCTATAAAAAATGAACTTCTCAATTTACAGGCGCTCTATCATAAATTAAAGAATGAAGAAGATCATTATAGATATGATATGGAGTTGTTGATCTACGAACCTGTTTACGCAATGCTGGATATGAATGATCTCGTGAAGAATTACACCTATCAGGTTTCCAACGGACAAGCCGGCGAGAATGTTAGCCTCTCCAGAACGAACTACGAAGCAATGTTGAAAAATCTAAAACACAAAAATGGCTTTGTAATGGCTGTTTTTGAACATACTACTATGAACTCTCAGTTCACGGAAATGAAGGATCTGTGTCATAAACTAATCGATATGATAGATCGGGATTTGGAATCCAGCGATGGAAAATAG
- a CDS encoding DUF4290 domain-containing protein, which produces MIDNLEYNTERPKLIIPEYGRHIQKMVDYAVSLEDREERNKTAKSIIAVMGNLNPHLRDVPDFQHKLWDQLFIISDFKLDVDSPYPVPSKEELSERPEPLEYPQNHPKYRFYGNNIKRMIDVACSWEDGDMKDGLVLTIANHMKKCFLNWNKDTVEDDVIFQHLFELSNGKLNMKNSEEDLTNATDLLKNKKRFSSSNNSKKSKKGGRGGGRKRY; this is translated from the coding sequence TTGATAGACAATTTAGAATACAATACTGAGCGGCCGAAGCTCATTATCCCCGAATATGGTCGTCATATTCAGAAAATGGTCGATTATGCCGTTTCCCTCGAAGACAGGGAAGAACGAAACAAAACTGCTAAAAGCATCATAGCAGTAATGGGTAACCTAAACCCCCACCTGAGAGACGTGCCAGATTTTCAGCATAAATTATGGGATCAACTATTTATTATATCCGATTTCAAACTGGATGTTGATTCACCTTATCCGGTACCCTCCAAAGAAGAGCTGAGCGAACGCCCCGAGCCACTGGAATACCCCCAAAATCATCCAAAATATCGTTTTTACGGTAATAATATAAAACGGATGATAGATGTAGCCTGTAGCTGGGAAGATGGAGATATGAAGGATGGACTCGTTCTTACCATTGCCAATCATATGAAAAAATGCTTCCTGAACTGGAACAAAGATACCGTAGAGGACGATGTGATTTTTCAGCACCTATTCGAGCTTTCCAACGGGAAATTGAATATGAAGAATAGCGAAGAAGACCTTACCAATGCCACAGACCTGCTCAAGAACAAAAAACGTTTTTCTTCGAGTAATAACAGTAAAAAAAGTAAAAAAGGAGGCCGAGGCGGAGGCCGTAAACGTTACTAA
- a CDS encoding AAA family ATPase: MKTKRIVITGGPGSGKTTLVKELEAKGFACLHEISRQIILEAQQQGIDQLFLEDPLLFSRKLLEGRLAQFREASDYNEEILFYDRGLPDVTAYLDYLGTSYPDEFRESCATYKYDAVFVLPPWPDIYTQDNERYESFTEAEKIFEHLVNGYSAYNYNVHEVPIGKVSTRIDYILKHLIGLH; the protein is encoded by the coding sequence TTGAAGACCAAAAGAATTGTGATCACGGGGGGACCGGGTTCTGGCAAAACTACCCTGGTAAAAGAACTGGAGGCCAAAGGATTTGCCTGTTTACATGAAATTTCCAGGCAGATCATCCTCGAGGCTCAGCAGCAAGGTATAGACCAGTTGTTCCTGGAAGACCCCTTGTTATTCAGTAGGAAATTATTAGAAGGTAGGCTGGCCCAGTTCAGGGAGGCTTCTGATTATAATGAGGAGATCCTGTTCTACGACCGTGGACTACCCGATGTAACGGCATACCTGGATTACCTGGGCACAAGCTATCCCGACGAATTCCGGGAAAGCTGTGCAACCTATAAGTACGATGCCGTCTTCGTGCTTCCCCCCTGGCCAGACATATACACACAGGACAACGAGAGGTACGAATCGTTTACCGAAGCCGAAAAGATCTTTGAACATCTGGTTAACGGCTATAGCGCCTATAATTACAATGTGCATGAAGTTCCTATCGGGAAGGTGTCTACCAGAATAGATTACATTTTGAAGCACTTAATTGGCCTGCATTGA
- a CDS encoding coiled-coil domain-containing protein, whose protein sequence is MKRTFIGLLVSLCCLSTLTAQETANQNNLEDQFTDVIDKSNSYQDFKVIKKLKINQLKQSVLDSVAALEAEIDTLAAEIAQQKQEISSLNETLNATKADLAASREKEDGIHLFGMLLSKATYNTILWSVIGILLVLLGIFVMKFRNSNAITRDAKVKLAETEEEFETHRQRSLEREQQLRRKLQDELNKQKKV, encoded by the coding sequence ATGAAAAGGACATTTATTGGCCTTCTTGTATCCCTATGCTGTTTGTCTACTCTCACAGCTCAAGAAACCGCCAACCAAAACAACCTGGAAGACCAGTTTACGGACGTAATCGATAAATCTAACAGCTATCAGGACTTTAAGGTAATTAAGAAACTTAAGATCAACCAGCTTAAGCAGAGCGTACTGGACAGTGTTGCTGCCCTGGAAGCAGAGATCGACACCCTGGCAGCAGAGATCGCTCAACAGAAGCAGGAGATCTCTTCCTTAAATGAGACGCTCAATGCTACCAAAGCAGATCTGGCGGCATCACGTGAAAAGGAAGACGGTATTCATCTATTTGGAATGTTACTTAGTAAAGCTACCTACAACACCATTTTATGGTCTGTGATAGGCATTTTGCTAGTATTACTGGGTATTTTCGTGATGAAGTTCAGAAATAGTAATGCCATTACGCGCGATGCCAAAGTAAAACTTGCCGAAACCGAAGAAGAGTTTGAAACGCACAGGCAAAGGAGCCTGGAACGGGAGCAACAGTTACGGAGAAAACTTCAGGACGAGTTGAACAAACAAAAGAAAGTATAA
- a CDS encoding START-like domain-containing protein: MEDKVKYEMEFPIQVSPSLLYQYISTPSGMSEWYADNVNSRGEYFTFIWEGSEEKAKLLGKKSGERIKFRWVEDEDTNYYFELRIQVDEITKDVSLMVTDFAEDEEEVEEGKMLWTNMISNLKHILGST, encoded by the coding sequence ATGGAAGACAAAGTAAAATACGAAATGGAATTCCCGATACAAGTGTCACCATCACTGCTGTATCAGTATATCTCAACGCCCTCCGGAATGAGCGAATGGTATGCAGACAATGTGAACTCCCGGGGAGAGTATTTTACATTTATCTGGGAGGGTAGCGAGGAAAAGGCTAAACTTCTTGGTAAAAAGAGTGGTGAACGTATTAAATTCAGATGGGTGGAGGACGAAGACACCAATTATTACTTCGAGCTGCGCATCCAGGTGGATGAGATCACCAAAGATGTTTCCCTAATGGTAACAGATTTTGCCGAGGATGAAGAGGAAGTAGAAGAGGGCAAAATGCTGTGGACCAACATGATCTCTAACCTTAAGCATATTCTTGGCTCTACCTGA
- a CDS encoding HU family DNA-binding protein: MNKSDLIDGMAEDAGITKAAAKKALESFLGNVEKSLKKGNRVSLVGFGSWSVSRRAAREGRNPQTGKTIKIAAKNVVKFKAGSDLSNSVN; the protein is encoded by the coding sequence ATGAACAAATCAGATTTAATCGATGGCATGGCAGAAGATGCTGGAATCACCAAAGCTGCTGCAAAAAAAGCATTAGAATCTTTCTTAGGAAATGTAGAAAAATCACTTAAGAAAGGAAACAGAGTTTCTCTAGTTGGTTTCGGATCTTGGTCGGTTTCAAGAAGAGCTGCAAGAGAAGGAAGAAATCCACAAACAGGTAAAACTATTAAGATCGCCGCTAAAAATGTAGTGAAGTTCAAAGCAGGATCAGATCTTTCAAATTCTGTGAACTAA
- a CDS encoding DUF493 family protein: MEENPESKAFYERLKQQLKDDTSWPSPYLFKFIVPASLEKIAEIEAVFNNLDAVFNTRDSSKGNYTSVSIKVTMDSPDAVVEKYLEVSKVEGVISL, encoded by the coding sequence ATGGAAGAAAATCCCGAATCGAAAGCGTTCTACGAACGATTGAAACAACAACTTAAGGACGATACCAGCTGGCCTTCGCCCTATTTGTTCAAATTCATAGTGCCGGCATCACTGGAGAAGATCGCAGAGATCGAAGCCGTTTTCAACAATTTGGATGCGGTTTTTAATACCAGGGATTCGTCTAAAGGCAATTATACGAGTGTTTCAATAAAAGTTACTATGGACTCTCCCGACGCAGTAGTTGAAAAATATCTTGAAGTTTCTAAGGTGGAAGGTGTGATATCACTATAA
- a CDS encoding YqgE/AlgH family protein — MTTLKPDKGVLLVAEPSIIGDVSFNRSVVLLAEYNESGSVGFILNKPLKYKLKDFIPEITSNLEVYNGGPVEQDNLYFIHKVPELIPESVEISNGIYWGGDFSAIMDLLKEDVLKKEQIRFFLGYSGWSSEQLESELEVHSWVVTPNIYKNKILGKSNNNFWKEKMLEFGGDYVIWSNAPEDPSNN, encoded by the coding sequence ATGACTACACTTAAACCTGATAAAGGGGTATTGTTGGTAGCAGAACCATCCATTATAGGAGATGTATCCTTTAATCGATCGGTGGTTTTATTAGCCGAATACAATGAGAGCGGTTCGGTGGGTTTTATACTCAATAAACCTTTAAAGTACAAACTCAAAGATTTTATTCCCGAGATCACCTCAAATCTTGAAGTTTATAACGGCGGTCCTGTAGAACAGGACAATCTTTATTTTATTCATAAAGTGCCCGAACTTATACCAGAAAGTGTAGAGATCTCTAATGGTATTTACTGGGGAGGCGATTTCAGTGCTATCATGGATCTATTAAAGGAGGATGTGCTTAAAAAGGAACAAATCCGTTTCTTCCTGGGCTATTCCGGCTGGTCCAGCGAGCAACTGGAAAGCGAGCTAGAGGTTCACAGTTGGGTAGTAACTCCAAATATATACAAGAATAAGATCCTGGGTAAATCCAATAATAATTTCTGGAAAGAGAAAATGCTTGAATTTGGCGGCGATTATGTGATCTGGTCTAACGCACCCGAAGACCCCAGCAATAACTAA
- a CDS encoding patatin-like phospholipase family protein, with protein MNLGVVLSGGGIRGVAHIGALQAMEEFNLKPTHISGTSAGAIVGGLYAAGIECSEILKFFKTIPIFQRSRYARRKPGFIDSEKFYDEFRNYMQKDDFSSLQTTLYVTATDLLKGTLKIFHEGELIRPILASASFPGLFSPVEIGDSHYIDGGVFNNFPVEPLRPVCDKIIGVYVNPVKPVGIDKLKHSYNVVERAYKLKSAADSILKFKQCDLVISPSDLSLFGTFDMKYTDAIYDIGYRETKRLLEAKLEVLVNS; from the coding sequence ATGAATCTGGGGGTAGTTCTTTCGGGAGGAGGCATAAGGGGTGTAGCTCACATTGGAGCCCTTCAGGCGATGGAGGAATTTAATCTGAAACCCACTCATATTTCGGGTACCAGTGCCGGGGCCATTGTTGGAGGGTTGTACGCTGCTGGAATAGAATGTTCGGAGATCCTTAAGTTTTTTAAAACCATTCCCATCTTCCAGCGGAGCAGGTACGCCCGCAGGAAACCGGGTTTTATCGATTCGGAAAAATTCTATGATGAATTCAGGAATTACATGCAGAAAGACGATTTTAGTTCCTTACAAACCACCTTATACGTAACTGCCACCGACCTATTAAAAGGCACTCTTAAGATATTTCATGAAGGGGAGCTTATCCGGCCTATACTTGCATCGGCTTCGTTTCCGGGCCTGTTCTCACCCGTGGAGATAGGGGATTCTCATTATATAGATGGGGGTGTTTTCAATAATTTTCCTGTAGAACCCCTTAGACCCGTATGTGATAAGATCATTGGGGTGTATGTAAATCCTGTAAAGCCAGTGGGGATCGACAAGTTAAAGCATTCCTACAATGTTGTTGAACGCGCGTATAAGTTGAAGTCGGCCGCAGACTCCATCTTAAAGTTCAAGCAGTGTGATCTGGTGATATCACCCTCCGATCTCAGTTTATTTGGTACTTTCGATATGAAGTACACCGATGCTATTTACGATATAGGATATAGAGAAACAAAGCGCCTTCTTGAGGCAAAGCTTGAAGTACTGGTAAACTCCTGA
- a CDS encoding aminotransferase class IV yields MTNYNGSLLEAENATIPVNNRGLHFGDSVFETIRYAGGKLLFWEDHYFRLMSAMRILRMEIPMEFTPEFIDAEIDKTITASNAIKDTCRVRFTVWRSWGGKYAPQTNHIEYLIQIEKLDSPFYTISEEPYEIELFKDHYLNSGLLSTLKTNNKVIHVLGSVFAAENDYQNCLLLNENKMVVEALNGNIFLVNGYKIKTPPLSDGCLKGVLRKQMIDIIGLLPDYILEEETVSPFELQKADELFITNVITGIQPVTKYRKKVFENKAAKELLAKLNVKARLG; encoded by the coding sequence ATGACAAATTATAACGGTTCCCTGCTCGAAGCAGAAAATGCTACAATTCCGGTTAATAATCGAGGCTTGCATTTTGGCGACAGTGTATTTGAGACGATCCGCTACGCAGGGGGGAAGCTACTTTTTTGGGAAGATCACTATTTCAGGCTGATGTCGGCCATGCGAATACTTCGTATGGAGATCCCAATGGAATTCACACCAGAATTCATAGATGCCGAGATCGATAAAACCATTACCGCGTCTAACGCCATAAAGGACACCTGCCGGGTGCGGTTTACGGTATGGCGATCCTGGGGTGGTAAATACGCACCTCAAACCAATCATATAGAGTACCTTATCCAGATAGAAAAACTGGATTCTCCGTTCTATACCATTTCAGAAGAACCCTATGAGATCGAACTCTTTAAAGATCATTATCTCAACTCCGGATTACTTTCTACCCTCAAAACCAACAACAAGGTGATACATGTTTTAGGTAGTGTTTTTGCTGCTGAAAACGATTACCAGAACTGCCTGCTTCTCAATGAGAATAAAATGGTGGTTGAAGCCCTTAATGGCAATATCTTTCTGGTGAATGGTTATAAGATCAAAACCCCTCCTTTAAGCGACGGTTGTTTAAAAGGGGTTCTTCGGAAGCAAATGATCGATATCATTGGCCTCCTTCCCGATTATATTCTTGAAGAAGAAACGGTTTCGCCCTTCGAACTGCAAAAGGCCGATGAATTGTTCATTACAAACGTGATCACGGGAATTCAACCGGTTACTAAATACCGAAAGAAAGTGTTTGAAAATAAAGCTGCAAAGGAGCTGCTGGCCAAACTCAATGTAAAGGCCCGGCTGGGATAA